Proteins found in one Candidatus Tisiphia endosymbiont of Beris chalybata genomic segment:
- a CDS encoding cell division protein FtsQ/DivIB, with translation MTQKKNVSKKKKINIPLRRKFALIYIRLILCFKIILLIFLCLFFFTSSFSTIKQEITQNIYEYTSDIGFRLENVLIEGQDNINEEDILATLNADKGTPIFSLDLALIKNSLKGNPWVKNVTVIERRLPCTLYIRLVERVPIAIWQFNGQISLIDEEGYKITNNIENFSNLLHVVGSDANINTSKLIEYLEPCPALKTKIISAVRYGSRRWNLNLEQNITIKMPDADFKHALNYLVKLNEENMLFNQNYKVIDLRDSSKAYVEKY, from the coding sequence ATGACGCAGAAGAAAAATGTTTCTAAGAAAAAGAAAATTAATATTCCTTTGCGCCGAAAGTTTGCTCTAATATATATTAGATTAATATTGTGCTTTAAAATAATTTTGCTAATTTTTTTGTGTCTATTTTTCTTTACCTCCTCCTTTAGTACTATAAAACAGGAAATCACTCAAAATATTTATGAGTATACTTCAGATATAGGTTTTAGACTTGAAAATGTTTTAATAGAAGGACAAGATAATATTAATGAAGAAGATATATTGGCTACTTTAAATGCTGATAAAGGTACTCCTATTTTTTCTTTAGATCTAGCTTTAATTAAAAATAGTTTAAAGGGTAACCCTTGGGTAAAAAATGTCACAGTTATTGAACGCAGGTTGCCATGTACGCTTTATATTAGGCTAGTTGAACGGGTCCCTATTGCTATTTGGCAGTTTAATGGTCAAATTTCGCTTATTGATGAAGAAGGATATAAAATTACTAATAATATAGAGAATTTCTCTAATCTGCTGCACGTGGTAGGTTCAGATGCTAATATTAATACTAGCAAATTAATTGAGTATTTGGAGCCGTGCCCGGCATTAAAGACAAAAATTATCTCTGCAGTACGATATGGGTCAAGGCGCTGGAATCTCAATTTAGAGCAGAACATTACAATAAAAATGCCAGATGCCGATTTTAAGCACGCCTTAAACTACCTTGTAAAGCTAAATGAGGAAAATATGTTATTTAATCAGAATTATAAAGTAATAGATTTAAGAGATTCAAGTAAGGCTTATGTAGAAAAATATTAA
- a CDS encoding D-alanine--D-alanine ligase: protein MNKYTTSFIANSKVTLLNNEGKKHIALIGGGMSAEREVSLVSSREVGKILIKAGYKVTFIDMGVDIARILLEIQPDIVYNCLHGTYGEDGCLPGLLNILRIPYTHSGVFASSLAFSKTYSKFWFIANIINTPKGIVVNKSSNIKNDPMPRPYVIKPLAQGSSIGVEIVLPEDDFNFANYDFPYGDQILVEEYIKGREVQVAVLNGKGLGVLEIQLLKRRFYDYDTKYTEGYAKHLCPAPLPPAIYEKLLKESEKIYYTMNCKGVVRVEFIFDQRSDKFFVLEINTHPGMTPLSIVPEIAALQGINFTSLVEEIIKTASFET, encoded by the coding sequence ATGAATAAATATACTACTAGTTTTATTGCTAATTCTAAAGTAACCTTATTAAATAATGAAGGAAAAAAGCATATAGCCCTAATAGGGGGAGGGATGTCAGCTGAACGTGAAGTATCTTTAGTATCATCACGGGAGGTAGGCAAAATCCTGATCAAAGCTGGGTATAAGGTAACTTTTATAGATATGGGAGTAGATATTGCCCGCATTCTTTTAGAAATACAACCCGATATTGTTTATAATTGCCTACATGGTACTTATGGAGAAGATGGTTGTCTTCCTGGTTTACTAAATATTTTACGTATTCCTTATACTCATAGCGGAGTTTTTGCCTCGTCTTTAGCATTTAGCAAAACCTATTCAAAATTTTGGTTTATTGCGAATATTATCAATACCCCTAAGGGTATTGTGGTTAATAAATCTAGCAATATTAAGAATGATCCTATGCCCCGGCCCTACGTTATAAAACCTCTAGCTCAAGGATCCAGTATAGGGGTAGAGATAGTATTACCAGAAGATGATTTTAACTTTGCTAATTACGATTTTCCTTATGGTGATCAGATTTTAGTGGAAGAATATATAAAAGGTAGGGAAGTACAGGTGGCCGTACTAAACGGCAAAGGATTAGGAGTGTTAGAAATACAGCTGCTAAAAAGACGTTTTTATGATTATGATACTAAATATACAGAAGGCTATGCCAAACATTTATGCCCAGCTCCCTTGCCTCCCGCTATTTATGAGAAATTATTAAAAGAATCCGAGAAAATATATTATACTATGAATTGTAAAGGGGTAGTAAGGGTAGAATTTATTTTTGATCAAAGGAGCGATAAGTTCTTTGTATTGGAAATTAATACCCACCCTGGGATGACGCCATTATCAATTGTTCCAGAAATAGCTGCTTTACAAGGAATAAATTTCACTTCATTAGTAGAAGAAATAATTAAGACAGCAAGTTTTGAGACATGA
- the murB gene encoding UDP-N-acetylmuramate dehydrogenase, whose product MMQLPEVQGEYRKNYPLKHLTWFKVGGEAEIFFKPANSHDLANFLLTKPPNIAVTILGTGSNIIIRDKGVEGVVIKLGQNFTNIELMPDNTISVGGACLNFNLAKFSQENSISGFEFLIGIPGTVGGGVVMNAGAYNSEFKDIILSIEAITAKGEFITITNEEIGFKYRGTNLPNDLIIIRAIVKGIIGNQEMITSTMNTISSVRQTTQPIKERTGGSTFANPKDCKAWQLIDKAGMRGYQVGGASISKLHCNFMINHGNASAHDLETLGDLVREKVLQDSGISLEWEIKRIGKYE is encoded by the coding sequence ATGATGCAATTACCTGAAGTGCAAGGAGAATATAGAAAGAATTATCCTCTAAAACACCTAACCTGGTTTAAAGTAGGGGGGGAAGCTGAAATTTTTTTTAAGCCTGCTAATTCTCATGACTTAGCGAATTTTTTATTAACAAAACCCCCAAATATTGCTGTCACTATTTTAGGTACCGGCTCCAATATTATTATTAGAGATAAAGGGGTAGAGGGAGTAGTAATAAAATTAGGACAAAATTTTACTAATATAGAATTAATGCCTGATAATACAATATCCGTAGGAGGGGCTTGCCTAAATTTTAATCTTGCTAAATTCAGCCAAGAAAATTCAATTAGTGGCTTTGAATTTTTAATTGGGATACCCGGTACTGTTGGCGGCGGGGTGGTAATGAACGCGGGAGCGTATAATTCAGAATTTAAGGATATTATATTAAGTATTGAGGCGATAACTGCAAAAGGAGAGTTTATAACTATTACTAATGAAGAAATAGGCTTTAAATATCGTGGTACTAATTTACCCAATGATTTGATTATAATTAGGGCTATTGTAAAAGGAATAATAGGGAATCAGGAGATGATTACCTCCACGATGAATACAATAAGTAGCGTTAGGCAGACTACTCAGCCTATTAAAGAACGGACAGGAGGTAGCACCTTTGCCAACCCTAAAGATTGCAAAGCATGGCAATTAATTGATAAAGCGGGGATGAGAGGATATCAAGTTGGCGGAGCGTCAATATCTAAATTACACTGTAATTTTATGATAAATCACGGAAATGCATCTGCTCATGATTTAGAGACTTTAGGGGATTTGGTTAGAGAGAAGGTACTGCAGGATAGTGGAATCAGCTTGGAATGGGAGATTAAGCGGATAGGAAAATATGAATAA
- the murC gene encoding UDP-N-acetylmuramate--L-alanine ligase, producing MILLELKKINGTLDTIHFVGIGGIGMSGIAKILHNLGYKVQGSDIAENYNTKRLENSGIKVYIGHHAQNITNVSYVVVSTAINKDNPEIQEALRRKIPVIRRAEMLAELMRLKCSVAISGSHGKTTTTSLVACLFEAAGLCPTVINGGIINNRFTNAYTGSGSYLIAEADESDATFIHIPSTIAVITNIDPEHLDFYKDFNSLIAAFRSFVTNLPFYGFAVACIDHKVVRNLVDEILDRKIITYGIDSKDANIQAFNLDFGIASSTFDVKITLPNVNGTITIEQVTLPTPGRHNVLNALAAISVAVELDFGIKIIKDGFSNFEGVKRRFTKVAEYNGATVIDDYAHHPEEVKATLMTARNIADKQNGKVIAIFQPHRYSRVQYLFNDFVTCFSEADQLYITDIYAAGEKLIEGITGKSLVEQIQNSGAHLKASFLASPEDIPKVIMDKAMPGDIIIMMGAGSISSWANSLAGQFANFKQLDL from the coding sequence ATGATTCTATTAGAGCTAAAAAAAATAAACGGTACACTTGACACTATCCATTTTGTGGGTATCGGCGGAATTGGTATGAGCGGAATCGCTAAAATATTACATAATCTTGGTTATAAAGTGCAAGGTTCTGATATCGCTGAAAATTATAACACAAAAAGATTAGAAAATAGCGGGATTAAGGTTTATATTGGCCATCATGCCCAGAATATTACTAATGTGTCATATGTAGTGGTATCCACTGCGATCAATAAAGATAATCCTGAAATTCAAGAAGCGTTGCGCAGAAAAATACCGGTAATTAGGCGAGCGGAAATGTTAGCTGAATTAATGCGGTTAAAATGTTCGGTAGCAATTTCAGGATCACATGGCAAGACTACTACCACCTCACTTGTGGCTTGTTTATTTGAGGCAGCTGGCCTTTGCCCTACCGTTATTAATGGCGGTATTATTAATAACCGCTTTACTAATGCATATACTGGCTCAGGAAGTTATTTAATCGCAGAAGCTGATGAATCAGATGCCACTTTTATCCATATACCATCAACAATTGCGGTGATCACTAATATTGATCCTGAACATTTAGATTTTTACAAGGATTTTAATAGCTTAATTGCAGCTTTTAGAAGTTTTGTCACTAATTTGCCATTCTACGGCTTTGCAGTTGCTTGTATTGATCATAAGGTAGTAAGGAATTTAGTAGATGAAATCCTAGATCGCAAAATTATTACTTATGGGATAGATTCTAAAGATGCCAATATACAAGCATTTAATTTAGATTTTGGTATTGCTTCATCTACATTTGATGTAAAAATCACCCTCCCTAATGTCAATGGGACTATCACTATAGAGCAAGTTACGTTACCTACCCCGGGCCGACATAATGTACTGAATGCTTTAGCAGCTATATCGGTAGCTGTAGAACTTGATTTTGGTATTAAAATCATTAAGGATGGGTTTAGTAATTTTGAAGGTGTGAAACGAAGATTTACCAAAGTTGCGGAATATAACGGGGCTACAGTGATTGATGATTATGCTCACCATCCAGAGGAAGTAAAAGCTACCCTTATGACTGCTAGAAATATTGCCGATAAACAAAATGGTAAAGTTATAGCAATTTTTCAGCCTCATAGATATTCGAGAGTGCAATATTTGTTTAATGATTTTGTTACTTGTTTCAGTGAAGCGGATCAACTATATATAACTGATATATATGCAGCAGGCGAGAAATTAATAGAAGGCATAACTGGTAAAAGCCTGGTGGAACAAATTCAGAATAGCGGCGCCCACTTGAAGGCCTCCTTTCTGGCCTCTCCTGAAGATATCCCTAAAGTAATTATGGATAAAGCAATGCCTGGAGATATTATCATTATGATGGGAGCAGGAAGTATCTCTAGCTGGGCTAATAGTTTGGCCGGGCAATTTGCCAACTTTAAACAGCTCGATCTTTAG
- a CDS encoding EAL domain-containing protein has product MYKVIMPELDDKITESHSFQLKIDEIQKGYCIAFKLLNYDELNSIDNSNSKVIGILDKIIQEVCGELITWDKSDKYFRSISTRSIESYLSTLILLSNVTTKKPNLHISIYKQIAADRILLVLPIKEQQLVREIALKIHLLSQLYVENAQADFYIGCGIASIEFPKISRNAQEIYMLLNWLLSYQGDQLYYREYDNKQYNIQAVKNANRQLNLLRRALCNKSMVFAYQPVIDRKTMSISYYECLLRIPDAKNNLISVGSLILEAEKKGLIFIIDQIVLEMAIKELAANKDLKLAVNISNIGILDPPLLAIAEKLLQTYNVAERLIIEITETTFNNNYEQISSFMLKLRKFGCKFALDDFGSGFTSFDQLQNLPIDIIKIDGSYVRNITSNAQSQAFISRLIKISEEIGAITVAEFVENGEIAKFLIDLKVDGMQGDFFAPALTNKIKD; this is encoded by the coding sequence ATTTATAAAGTAATTATGCCAGAACTAGATGACAAAATAACTGAAAGTCACAGTTTCCAGTTAAAAATTGATGAGATACAGAAAGGCTATTGTATTGCTTTTAAGTTATTAAATTATGATGAATTAAATTCTATAGATAATTCTAACAGTAAAGTAATTGGTATTTTAGATAAAATTATTCAAGAAGTTTGTGGTGAACTAATTACTTGGGATAAATCAGATAAGTATTTCCGGAGTATAAGCACCAGAAGTATAGAGTCATATTTATCAACCTTAATATTATTAAGTAATGTAACTACTAAGAAACCTAATCTACACATCTCAATATATAAACAAATAGCAGCAGATCGAATCTTACTAGTTTTACCTATAAAAGAACAACAGCTAGTACGTGAAATTGCTCTAAAAATCCATTTATTATCCCAGCTTTATGTTGAAAATGCTCAAGCAGATTTTTATATAGGCTGCGGCATTGCTAGTATAGAATTTCCTAAAATCAGTAGAAATGCACAAGAAATATATATGCTATTAAATTGGTTACTTTCTTATCAAGGCGATCAGTTATATTATCGGGAATATGATAATAAGCAATATAACATACAAGCTGTTAAAAATGCTAATCGGCAACTTAATCTTTTGAGGAGGGCCTTATGCAATAAAAGTATGGTATTTGCTTACCAGCCTGTTATTGATCGTAAAACAATGAGCATCAGCTATTATGAATGTTTACTACGAATCCCTGATGCTAAAAATAACTTAATTTCCGTAGGAAGCCTAATTCTAGAAGCGGAAAAGAAAGGGTTAATTTTTATAATAGATCAAATAGTCTTAGAAATGGCAATTAAGGAGTTAGCTGCCAATAAGGATCTAAAATTAGCAGTGAACATTTCTAATATTGGTATATTAGATCCTCCCTTATTAGCAATAGCAGAAAAACTATTACAAACTTATAATGTAGCAGAAAGGCTAATCATTGAAATTACGGAAACTACTTTTAATAATAATTATGAACAAATATCCTCTTTCATGCTAAAACTGAGGAAATTTGGCTGTAAATTTGCTTTAGATGATTTTGGAAGTGGTTTTACTTCTTTTGATCAATTACAAAACTTACCAATAGATATTATTAAGATAGATGGTAGCTATGTACGTAATATTACCAGTAATGCACAATCACAAGCTTTTATTTCTAGATTAATAAAAATTTCTGAAGAGATAGGCGCTATTACGGTAGCAGAATTTGTGGAAAATGGTGAGATAGCTAAATTTCTGATCGATTTAAAAGTTGATGGGATGCAAGGAGATTTTTTTGCCCCGGCTTTAACTAATAAAATAAAAGATTAG
- a CDS encoding BolA family protein encodes MTRINRIKSKLEVLKPHYCEILDESSKHSAHTGGAIESHFIIKIAADIFTGKTLLTQHKMINELLVDELANGLHALTINIKT; translated from the coding sequence ATGACCAGGATAAATAGAATAAAAAGCAAATTAGAGGTGTTAAAACCACATTATTGCGAAATACTTGATGAAAGCTCTAAACATTCAGCCCATACGGGCGGAGCTATAGAAAGTCATTTCATTATTAAAATTGCTGCAGATATTTTTACAGGCAAAACTTTATTAACGCAACATAAGATGATTAATGAGCTTTTAGTAGATGAACTAGCAAATGGGTTACATGCATTAACTATTAACATAAAAACTTAA
- a CDS encoding ribonuclease HII, with protein MFKVEQKYLSPVAGVDEAGRGPLVGPVVAAAVIIDQTKIIEGIKDSKKLNKKTRELLYDKITQHYIWSIGIVHQDEIDAINILEATKKACIIAVANLPATPATVLIDGNMKFEDLRFISIINGDNLSLSISAASIVAKVTRDRLMYEYSKEFPHYMWHKNSGYGTKEHLEAIKLYGISPYHRHSFKVKIL; from the coding sequence ATGTTTAAAGTAGAACAAAAATATTTAAGTCCAGTAGCTGGAGTAGATGAAGCAGGTAGAGGCCCTTTGGTAGGACCGGTAGTAGCAGCGGCGGTTATTATTGATCAAACAAAAATTATAGAGGGAATAAAAGATTCTAAAAAACTCAACAAAAAAACGCGTGAATTACTATATGATAAAATTACTCAACATTATATTTGGTCGATTGGAATAGTTCACCAAGACGAGATAGATGCGATCAATATTTTAGAAGCCACTAAAAAAGCCTGTATTATTGCCGTAGCCAACTTACCCGCTACTCCTGCTACTGTCCTAATAGATGGTAATATGAAATTTGAGGATTTACGGTTTATTAGTATAATAAATGGAGATAATTTATCGCTTTCTATCAGCGCTGCATCTATTGTCGCGAAAGTGACGAGAGATCGTTTAATGTATGAGTATTCTAAAGAATTTCCCCACTATATGTGGCATAAGAATTCTGGATATGGCACAAAAGAACATTTAGAAGCGATAAAATTATATGGTATTTCACCTTACCATAGGCATAGCTTTAAAGTGAAAATTCTATAA
- a CDS encoding 16S rRNA (uracil(1498)-N(3))-methyltransferase — MKFSQIPRIYANIKLIESCLLELSRDNMHYLKTVLRLRVGDSFRIFNNQDGEFIAQITDITKNNLSAQINNVFRAITPEPEIILGLSIIKNDRMLDAINMAVQLGATKIVPLVTQRVQSGNINSQKLVKCIIEYTQQSERLVPPTLEPTIVLPLFLEQYYNKFILYANENEEDNNTLFRFATTLPASIIMIVGPEGGYSASELKLLVSTDNCHSISLGSSVLRTETAVAACLAQIKLLRLNY; from the coding sequence ATGAAGTTTTCTCAAATCCCTAGAATATACGCTAATATTAAACTAATTGAAAGTTGCTTATTAGAACTTTCACGAGATAATATGCATTACCTTAAAACAGTATTAAGGCTCCGAGTAGGTGATAGCTTTAGAATTTTTAATAATCAAGATGGAGAATTTATAGCACAGATTACTGATATAACCAAAAATAATTTATCTGCACAAATTAACAATGTTTTTAGAGCAATAACCCCTGAACCAGAAATTATTTTGGGTCTCTCTATTATTAAAAATGACAGGATGCTAGATGCAATAAATATGGCAGTGCAACTTGGAGCCACCAAAATTGTACCGTTAGTAACACAGCGAGTTCAATCGGGTAATATTAATAGTCAAAAATTAGTAAAATGTATTATAGAATATACGCAGCAATCTGAGCGTTTGGTGCCTCCAACTCTTGAGCCGACCATAGTACTTCCTCTATTCCTGGAACAATATTATAATAAATTTATATTATATGCTAACGAAAATGAAGAGGATAATAACACTTTATTCAGGTTTGCGACAACCCTTCCCGCAAGTATTATCATGATAGTAGGGCCAGAAGGGGGGTATTCTGCTAGTGAATTAAAGCTACTTGTATCAACTGATAATTGCCACTCTATAAGCTTAGGTTCATCGGTTCTTAGAACTGAAACAGCAGTAGCGGCCTGTTTAGCACAAATTAAATTATTAAGGTTAAATTATTAA
- a CDS encoding type II toxin-antitoxin system RatA family toxin produces the protein MPNCSQVKILPYEPQELFYLVLDIQSYPKFLPWCKAAKILSETDNQIIAELVIQLKGFSDSYKSRVTYTNNLIYSIEVEAISGPFQYLKNSWKFSPIDTGTQIEFFIDFQMKYTIINKLVEMFFNEATQKIVNAFEARAKILLTPII, from the coding sequence ATGCCAAACTGTTCTCAAGTAAAAATACTACCTTATGAACCACAAGAACTATTTTATTTAGTACTTGATATCCAGTCATATCCTAAATTTTTGCCTTGGTGTAAAGCTGCTAAAATTCTTTCAGAAACAGACAATCAAATTATAGCAGAACTAGTAATACAATTAAAAGGTTTCTCAGATAGCTATAAATCTCGGGTTACCTATACCAATAATTTGATTTATTCCATTGAGGTAGAAGCAATTTCAGGCCCATTTCAGTATTTAAAGAACTCATGGAAATTTTCTCCAATAGATACTGGTACGCAAATAGAATTCTTCATTGATTTTCAAATGAAATATACAATAATTAATAAATTAGTTGAGATGTTCTTCAACGAAGCGACCCAAAAAATAGTTAATGCTTTTGAAGCAAGAGCTAAAATTCTATTAACTCCCATAATATAA
- the polA gene encoding DNA polymerase I — translation MTNENSLLIIDGYGFIFRAYHVQPPLSSPQGLPIGAVYGFTSMLLKILNDFKPKHAVVVFDSGGKNFRHKIYEPYKTNRPTPAQDLIDQLPLVRLAAASLNFTIIEKEGYEADDIIATLAHKATAASKDTIIISSDKDLMQLINIHTKMYDPMKARYISLKEVVEKFGVEPNQLREVMALIGDKSDNIPGAPGIGPKTAASLIKQFGSVEEVLKSLNQIANARQREILTKSQELVLLSWQLVGLEYNVNIEFDLNQFSWTPPASEKISNFLIEYGFKSLYQRVENLFQVQIPKVVLHTSNEKMKFEIQEILLPDELNSLMEEAERVGVVGIYLSTHQTQHSYLLLSIANKYYQLKFASPQGSEMPKTLELFQDSQRAVNLSAKSSQSCIPVPSYTAVSCASSPSNCLLEASGEQGLQSDNFGENNSNQWFMESIINLLKDQSIKKITYRLKTLLKFFDNIADQIASVEDLELMQYTISAGKPQKDLVEQLKKADSENAIVEILGNFSGNYQKLLLELKNNRSLALYKEIDLPLCYLLDKMEKVGIKLEGSYLQKLSNEFGVEIATLEQEIFAITAIQFNIASPKQLGEVLFEKMQLPFGKLSPKTKSYSTSVEILEKLSDTGFKVADLLLRWRQLTKLKNTYTDSLPLQVNPASGRIHTTFLQTSTTTGRLSSQDPNLQNIPIRSTEGNNVRKAFIAEVGHKLISADYSQIELRILSDIANIPSLKQAFIEGKDIHSKTACNIFKIAEEDLTSEHRRKAKAINFGIIYGISAFGLAKQLNISGAKAAEYIKKYFQEYPEIQKYMEYTKNYAKEHGYVINLFGRKCFVPLILEKNYTLQQVAERAAINAPIQGTNADIIKIAMIELDYALKQLQLKTKLILQIHDELLFEAPIDEIEIVTKVIKSTMEKVPRLTVPIIIEMKTGNNWFEIH, via the coding sequence ATGACTAACGAAAATTCTCTGTTAATAATTGATGGTTACGGTTTTATATTCAGAGCATATCATGTTCAACCGCCTTTAAGCTCGCCCCAAGGATTACCTATTGGAGCGGTATATGGCTTTACTTCCATGCTGTTAAAAATATTAAATGATTTTAAACCTAAACATGCGGTAGTAGTGTTTGATAGTGGGGGCAAGAATTTTCGGCACAAAATTTACGAGCCATATAAAACAAACAGACCCACGCCTGCGCAGGATTTAATTGATCAACTACCGCTAGTACGTCTAGCAGCGGCGAGCTTAAATTTTACTATAATTGAGAAAGAAGGATATGAAGCAGATGACATTATCGCCACTTTAGCTCATAAAGCTACTGCTGCTTCTAAAGATACTATCATTATTTCTTCAGATAAAGATTTAATGCAGCTAATTAATATCCATACTAAAATGTATGATCCTATGAAAGCAAGATATATCTCCCTGAAAGAAGTAGTAGAAAAATTTGGGGTTGAGCCTAACCAGCTAAGAGAAGTAATGGCATTAATTGGTGACAAATCAGATAATATTCCCGGCGCACCTGGTATTGGCCCTAAGACTGCCGCTTCTCTTATTAAACAATTTGGTTCTGTAGAAGAAGTTTTAAAATCACTGAATCAAATAGCTAATGCACGTCAAAGAGAAATTTTAACGAAGTCCCAGGAATTGGTTTTACTATCATGGCAACTAGTAGGCTTAGAATACAATGTGAATATAGAATTTGATCTTAATCAATTTTCTTGGACCCCTCCTGCCAGTGAAAAAATCTCTAATTTTTTAATTGAATATGGTTTTAAATCATTATATCAAAGAGTAGAAAATTTATTTCAGGTACAAATCCCTAAGGTAGTATTACATACTTCTAACGAAAAAATGAAATTCGAAATTCAGGAAATTCTCTTACCTGACGAACTAAATTCTTTGATGGAGGAAGCTGAAAGAGTTGGTGTCGTGGGTATTTATTTGTCAACTCATCAAACACAACATTCATACCTATTATTATCGATTGCTAATAAATACTATCAGCTTAAATTTGCTTCGCCACAAGGTAGCGAGATGCCTAAGACACTAGAACTCTTTCAAGATTCGCAGCGAGCTGTGAATTTGTCCGCCAAATCTAGCCAGAGCTGCATACCTGTACCTTCGTACACTGCGGTTTCGTGCGCCTCATCTCCATCAAATTGCCTGCTCGAGGCGAGCGGTGAGCAAGGCTTACAGTCCGATAATTTTGGTGAAAATAATTCCAACCAATGGTTTATGGAGTCTATAATTAATTTGTTAAAAGATCAATCCATTAAAAAAATTACTTATAGACTAAAAACCCTGTTAAAATTCTTTGATAATATTGCCGATCAAATCGCCTCTGTGGAAGATTTAGAATTAATGCAATATACAATATCGGCAGGTAAACCACAAAAAGATTTAGTAGAACAACTAAAAAAAGCGGATTCAGAAAACGCCATAGTAGAAATTCTAGGCAATTTTAGTGGAAATTATCAAAAATTGTTACTAGAACTAAAAAATAACCGTTCATTAGCTCTATATAAAGAGATTGATTTACCTTTATGTTACTTACTTGATAAAATGGAAAAGGTAGGTATTAAGTTAGAGGGCAGCTACCTTCAAAAATTATCAAATGAATTTGGTGTTGAAATTGCTACTCTAGAACAGGAAATTTTCGCTATTACAGCTATTCAATTTAATATTGCCTCCCCCAAACAATTAGGCGAAGTATTATTTGAGAAGATGCAATTACCATTTGGTAAATTATCACCTAAAACAAAATCCTATTCTACTAGTGTAGAAATTTTAGAAAAGCTTAGTGATACAGGTTTCAAGGTAGCTGATTTATTGTTAAGATGGCGACAACTAACCAAATTAAAAAATACTTATACCGACAGTCTGCCTCTACAAGTAAATCCGGCTAGTGGCAGGATACACACAACGTTTTTACAAACTTCCACTACTACCGGTAGACTTAGTTCGCAAGATCCTAATTTGCAGAATATTCCTATTCGCTCTACTGAAGGGAATAATGTGAGAAAAGCTTTTATTGCAGAAGTTGGGCATAAATTAATCTCAGCAGATTATTCGCAGATTGAGCTGCGAATTTTAAGCGATATAGCAAATATCCCGTCATTAAAACAAGCTTTTATCGAAGGCAAAGATATCCATAGTAAAACAGCATGTAATATATTTAAAATAGCAGAGGAGGATTTAACATCTGAGCATCGCCGTAAAGCCAAAGCAATAAATTTTGGAATTATTTATGGTATTAGTGCTTTTGGATTGGCAAAGCAGTTAAACATTTCAGGAGCTAAGGCTGCCGAATATATTAAGAAATATTTTCAGGAATATCCAGAAATTCAAAAATATATGGAATATACTAAAAACTATGCCAAGGAACATGGATATGTTATAAATCTTTTTGGGCGCAAATGTTTTGTTCCTTTAATATTAGAAAAAAATTATACGCTGCAGCAAGTTGCAGAAAGAGCAGCCATTAATGCCCCAATTCAGGGCACCAATGCTGATATAATCAAAATAGCTATGATCGAGTTGGACTACGCCCTAAAACAATTACAATTAAAAACTAAATTAATTCTCCAAATTCATGATGAATTACTATTTGAAGCACCTATTGATGAAATAGAAATAGTTACAAAAGTTATCAAAAGCACCATGGAAAAGGTTCCTAGATTAACTGTGCCAATTATTATAGAGATGAAAACAGGCAATAATTGGTTTGAGATACATTAA